Part of the Carassius carassius chromosome 20, fCarCar2.1, whole genome shotgun sequence genome, TCCACCCCAAAAGGAGAGGGCATGCAAATACACATACAATAGGCTTTTTACAGTAACAAAATGTGGTGTTGTATATTCAAATGAGGCATATATAATCCGCACATCTCTTCCCCGCCATGTGTAGCCTACAGATCAGTGCACATCTCTGCAGTAGTCATGGTGTCCTGCATCACAGACTGCATTGAAAAGCCCATCCGGCTTTGTTTTGAAAGTGTCGGTAAGATCGTAGGGCTTCACCCGTGGTGGTTTGTCACTTTACCGCTGGCGTTGTCCGCAGGTCTAGGGGGAggattttactttttgaatgacCTGAAATCCAACGACATAGTGGAGCAGTTTACACCGAAAAACGGCCGCGCCAAAGTGGAGAGGGGATtctttcaagaaacatttccacaGATTGACTCGCAATTTTCAATTATACGACTTAACACTGATGGGGTATTTGCATCTTTGATATTCTCCTGTCAAACAAACATACTCAGTGTTCCCGCACTAGAGGAGATCATCCGCATAGATGGAGAAATTAGAAGAATCACCGCAGCTCGTGACGCACGGCATTTTGTGTTTTCGGATATTTGCGCAACTTTGAACGGAAGGTGCAACTCTAACGTAATGCTTGATGTTCTAGATTACAATGCCAGCAACATCGACTTTGGCAACATAACGTTTCCTGAGTACTGTAATTCCAAATTCAACTGTATCCACATGGGAAATATCATTAGTAAGGTGGAGGTGGATCACAATGGAGTTGTTCGAAGTGCCAAAGCAATGAAACTTTTCTATTATCTCCAAGAGAGCAATAATACACTGGAAGATGCCTGGCTTCAGGGATTTGTAACCTTGCTCTCTAATGTAACGACCTCTAAAACTGAAGTAAGTAGGCTATCTCTGTAATCTCTACTGAATCTGTGTATGACCATCCTGTTTTGAATCTTCTAATAAATTCCATTTAAATACAAGCACTAAGAATGCTATTAGCATTCAAGACTGATTTGGTGAAATCTAAAAGGAGCTCAATCACAACATTTTAACAATTCCAGTTTTCTAAATTATGGAACACATTCATGTTGCATAGTTTTGCACTTCATATAAGAGTGCTTAACCATTTGCATATTCAGTGTCTTCAAAATCAGCCACATTTAAGACATTATATGCCATAAAAATCCCAAAgcattttatgaaatgttttgtgGTGagctatatattttaaataattggcaAATGGTTTGAGCATCAATACATTAGCTAttgggtgtggggggggggggggtgttctgaAGCCTACCTCATACTGTGATTCTTAGTCTAATCAATCTTATGTATGTGactaaacaataattatttttctcAGGTGTCTTATTTCACATCCATATCAAGACAACAGGAGTTTGAGAAGAGTACCCAATCTGTCACTGAACTTTTTGCTATTGCTTATTTTCTTGCCATCTCATTTTCAATAATATCTTGCCTAAGGTTTGTGTAAAACAGATCATGAACTAAAAAATTTAGATTACAGATCTGATGTAAATTGTAAATAGTTATACATTATTTAATTTCACAGGTTTGACAACGTGAGGAATAAAGCATGGGTGGCTTCTCTTGGAGTTTTCTCCACTGCACAAGCAGTGCTGTCCAGCTTTGGGTTGCTGTTACTCATAAAGGTGCCATTTGTTATTACTGTGGCATCTTCTCCATTCCTTATTCTTGGTAAGATACTGTATCTTAGATAATGGTTATTTACTGTTTTGAACTTATTCAGACCTACAATTGTTAAAGGATCTGCAAATCTGATTCACAGGTTATTGGTTTtctaataaagataaataaataactggGGATAGTAATGTAATGTACATAAATAACTAATCCCATTCTAAAGTTTAGCTGCTCTATATTTTATATTGCAGCCCCAAAATAgttaatatttagaatatttaatgTACTGaaataatttcaacatttcagatttacataatatattttgaGACAGATTTTCAATGCCATATAGAATAGACTGCTGTATATATGATgggttgttttttaaaaatggccATGTGACAAAAAAAAGGTGCTGGATTAAGGAGGTGACCCATCTTACCCCACACACTGTAGGTTTGCATTGGATAAACAGGTCAAAATGCACAAAGAGCACTACATTTCATGTTCTCAACAACTGACAGATTTTAATTTCaatatgtgaaaatgttttttaggAATCGGTATTGATGACATGTTTATCATGATCTCCAGCTGGCAACGGACCAACATCCAAGACACAGTGTCAAAACGCATGGCTGATACCTACAGAGAGGCAGCCGTTTCCATTACTATCACCACCCTTACTGACGTGATAGCCTTTTACCTCAGCTACGGTAACCCTTTCGGCTCTGTTCAGTCTTTCTGTCTgtatgcaggcacagctgtcttgTTCTGCTACTTCTATAACATCACTTTTTTTGGAGCTTGTTTGGCTCTGAATGGAAGAAGAGAGGGGGCAAACAGACACTGGTTAACTTGCATGAAGGTCCCAGAAGAGGTCCCACCAGGACGGTCTAAAGTCTATACTCTCTGTTGCGTTGGAGGATCTTACGACCATAACACAGGTACTGAGGAAGAGCACCCAATGACACTGTTCTTCAGGAAGTATTATGGACCATATTTGACAACAGTTTGGAGTAAAGCTTTAGTCATTTTGATTTACTCAACATACATTGCTGTTAGTGTTTATGGTTGCCTGCAACTTAAGCAAGGCATTGATCTCAGGAACCTAGCACTTGATAAATCATACATCATCCAGTACTATGAAGCTGAAAAGACATACTTTGATTATTATGGTCCGAATGTAATGTTAGCTATCAACGGCACATTTCCATATTGGGAGGAGAGCAAACGCCATCAACTGGAGTCATGTTTTGTACAGTTTCAGGAATTGAATTTTGTCAAGAACTTGTCGACATCTTGGCTTCATTCTTTCGAAAAGTATGCAGAGGAACACAGTATAAACATCAGCTCAGAAGGTCAGTTTAAAAGACATCTTTATGAGTTCCTGGACCGCCAACCAATGCTCAAACAGGATGTCAACATAACCAATAACGACATAGCTGCTTCACGTCTGTTTCTTCAGACAGTTGTTCAGAATTCAAACGAGAAGAGCATACTGAACTCACTACGGAAGACAGCAGAGAGCTGCCCATGTCCACTGTTGGTCTACCATCCAGCGTTTATATACCATGATCAGTATACAGTAATAGGGCATATCACTCTTCAGACCATCTCTGTGGCAACCATAGTAATGCTGCTCATCTCCCTTGTGCTGATTCCAAATCCTCTTTGTGCCTTGTGGGTTGCTTTTGCCATCGCTTCAGTCATTTTGGGAGTCACCGGTTTTATGGCACTGCTAAACGTAAGTCTTGATTCAATCTCCATGATAAACCTGGTCATTAGCATCGGTTTTTCTGTGGACTTCTCTGCTCATATCTCCTACACGTTTGTGTCCAGTACCAAGCCCGACGTGAATGAAGGAGTTGTGGAGGCAATGACACACCTGGGCTACCCCATACTTCAGGGGGCTCTGTCTACAATTGTGGGTGTGGTTGTGCTTTCAGCTTCCAGTAGCTACATATTCAGAACCTTTTTCACCATTGTGTTCCTTGTCATTACTTTTGGGCTGCTTCATGGCATTGCTTTTATTCCAGTATTTCTAACTTTCTTTGGATTTTGCCACAAATGATGGCAGCATTGAATTCGAAAATCAAACTTCTGCTTTTTCTTCATTATGACTCATCTCTTTTTAAATATActtgtaaaattaaaattgtattacagtAAGAAATAAAGGATTTCTTGTGGTTACTTTTAAAGCACTTAGAAGCATGTTCAAAgtatagtgaaagtgaaaaaagtgaaagtgacgtgacattcagccaagtatggtgacccatactcagaatttgtgctctgcatttaacccatccaaaaagtgcacacacacacagcagtgaacacacacacacacacacacacacacacacacacacacccagagcagtgggcagccatttatgctgcggcgcccagggagcagttgggggttcggtgccttgctcaagggcacctcagtcgtggtattgctggcccaagacttgaacccacaaccctagggttaggagtcaaactctccaaccactaggccacaactcccCCTTCagaaatgtgcaaaatgtaattGTAGTTGAAATTCACAGTGAATGATTGCAGTAACatgttgtggcgagtggggcggggccgagggacgtgggaacaaggagtgaggccggcaatgattgggcaaatcagtgacacctgcgacccaccgccggtctcgagtcccacgtaggagatggaaggatataaaactggagcgacgacagtgaaggacgagagaggaccaggcctgggcttttagttgtgttttggtttttattttgtgcgcatcagtcgtccgtgaggggctggggcgctgtttggtgtttattttgtgattattaaagtttcagttgattgtccgccggttcccgcctccttcttccggatgaatatgaaggtttaatcattacacatgtatgtatttatgaacCATTTGTCAAAATGTTGTGTGAATGGACTTTAAAATGGAGGGACAGGAATCtgggatttcattaaaaatatctttatttgtgtttcaaagatgaacgaaagtcttgACACATCAGAAGTGTGAGCACTTGATGTGTAGCACTATCCAAAAAGAAAACAGTGTCATTTTAACCTTCTGGCTTCTAGAGGAAAGCTAATTACTTTTCAAAGCAAAGAGACATAACTGGGTGAAAATCCTCAAACTTATAATTTGGGCAACCATCTAGAGAACTAGGCACAAGCATTCAGTTTAGACTTGTTTACTTGTATAATGGTAATGTTCTCGCAATGCAGAAGTTATCACAGTACATGAAAATAACAATTATGCAGAGTTATGTTTCCTTTATTCTGTTCAGCTCCCATTCATTATTTAATGTGCAAcagcttaaaaagaaaaataatgtttgaattaCAAAGCAGGCAGAACTAAAATCTAAAATCAATCTAATACGCTTATATACAATgttcttgattttaattttattaattataaatatatactttatatacacacAACTAAAACGAGCTTGGGTAAAAGGCAAACATACATGAATGCAAGGTAAACTCATAGATGGAGAGCtactgtatatgaataaataatgtgtaGAATAAAGCTGAATAAACAGAGTGTAATAACCACTGGAACATGAGAAATGCAGATCTAATatcaaatttaaatgaatatCACATTTTAGTTTCCCTTTTGTTTTATGATTGCCATTTATGATCAAACTGATGCAAGAGAGTAAGTATTTAAACCTATAAGATGGAACATGTAATATTCCAGATGGTATAAAAATAGTCTTGTGAAATGGAGCTCAAACTACACAAGTTTATTGATTTCTGAGCCACTTGGAATTTCTTAGCATACTGGCGTTCTGATGTATTTACTTACTGTGACTATTAAGGTATTTTGAAGCAGCATTGTTCACAAGCAGACAATaaatgcatcacaaaaataatacaaatgtccCAGCACTAAAGTGTTTCAAATTTTGCATTCCACACTccctcagattaaaaaaaaaaaaaaaaaaaaaaacttcccttCTATTTCTCAAAGGCCACCATGCAACATATGCTCAGCCTGGCTCAGACAACTCTGTCAGAAACAGTGAACAGCAATTTGTTCCGTCCTTTATAGTAAACTGGACTGTTGCTTACAGCTTAATGATTTATTCAAAATCAGCTCCACTACAAAAAAGGCAGCACCTACAGTCAATGGGCcagaacaaacacaaaaatagatACTACATGAGTTCAAAAACCATTAACAATTTCTTTGGAAGAAAATCCCAAGCATGTAAAACTGAAACATTTTTAGCGATCTGGCTCAGGGagaaaagaattaaataaaaacttcttTACCAATGGGGATTGTTGGCCTACCAAGCTCTTGGTTGCATATGTACATTCATGTCTTTTAGGGTTCCATTGTCCTTTTTCCCTGTTGCCTGAAGGTCCTGGTGAGCCCTCATCTGCTGGCTATTGTCTTTCCCTCTAAGACCAGCTGGATCTCTTTGGCATCCAATGTCTCATACCGCAGTAAAGCTTCAGCAAGATTTTTGTGTTCCTTAGAACGAGACTTCAGGAGCGCTTTAGCACGCTCGTAGGAATCCTAGGAGATTTCAAACAAATATTTGAGCCAAAAATGAGGGGGGAAATAGTAGCTGGTATCAAGAAATGTTAATAGCAGGCTGTTGAGTGCTTAAAAATGTACTGATTTGAGGACTGAATTAGATCAGAACAAATTTTACCCTCAGAAGTGTCCTGATTTCATGTTCAATGGCTGCCTGAGTTTCTGGGCTCTGCTTGGTGAGGTCAGTATATGTCATGACACCCAACTATTAacaaaaaagaacgacagaaattAAAGAGTCAatagctcagaaaaaaaaaaaaaaaaaaaaaattatatatatatatatatatatatatatatatatatatatatatagaactatTTTTTGAAACCTAGGTAGCTGCCTTGCTTTCTATTGTCATGGAAACAACAGATGCAAAATGATCTActtaatacattttagttttagtacaaGTGAAAAAATAAGTCCGTTATTTAACTTAGgaaataacatgcaatttatGTCATACCATTTatttcctgcttaatatttttccttGGACAACAAAGTCTTTATGCATGAAAATATGCAACAGTTAATAACATTTGGCATCAATAAATTTGAAGGCAACCAACTCCTTCAAaaccaaaaaagtaaataaataaaatcttaaattaacATTCATCTATCTATGCCTATCAAGAAAGCAAACATAATTTGCTAAATATGACAAACCTTTTCACACATGCCAAATCTGGTCACCATCATTTTAGCTATTTTTGTAGCACTGTCAAAATCACTTGATGCTCctaagtaaaaacaacaacaaaaataacacagatgaacagaaataaGTGACAAGCATCACTTTGCAGTATTTCCTATTCATGAATTGTCTTCTCGCATGTTTGCAAAATGTAAGGTACAATACACACTTAGAGCAAGGTCactctataatataataatcataaatacaaaaacatactGAATGACACTGCAACCCCAGAACAAACAGTACTGCAACATACCAGTAGTGATATTATCACTGCCGAAGATGAGCTCCTCAGCCACTCGGCCACCCATGCTAACGTCCATCTGGGCCAGAAGTTGAGAACGAGTTTCACTCCAGCGGTCATTCTCTGGGAGCATGGACACCTATaaagaggaaaacaaaaatactggCACTAAATCAAGGCAGACTGTCTCacacttgaaaaataaaaatatatctccAAATAAATTCTGACCTTACAGTTTCAACCTAAAGAGAAGAGATTAGCCCTTTCTAAGTAGCAGCTCTTataatcaattaaaaatgtaCTCACATGACCCAAAGTGGGGCCTCTCGGCATAATAGTGGCTTTATTTATGGGCATGGCATCTTTGGTGTAGTATGCAATAATAGCATGGCCTGACTCATGGTACGCTGTGATCTCTTTATTCTTCTTGTCAATCTCTGCGCTCCTGCGTTCCGGCCCTGCAGAAAGGCAAAGTCAATGGTAAATTTCAGCCACTGAAAACATTCAactgaaacaaaagaaaaatgaaattgtCAGTTTCACCCAAAATGGATTTAATGGGCCAAAAATGAGTGCTTCTCTAATGGTGTCAGCAACTTTTTCatgcacataatgtaaataagctGATACAGGTAAACATGTCAGCATGGACAGACTTTTTCAGGACCAAAACTGATACTAGATTAGCAATGTGTGTCCCTGcaccacaaaactagtcataagggtcttttttttttatacatcatctgaaagctgactaAATTAGTTTTCTGTCGATGTATGGTTTGTTGTGATAGGACAATGTTTTGCAATATTTACAGAtacacaactatttgaaaatctggaatctaaaggTGCATAAAATCGAAAtgacctttaaagttgtctaaatgagGTTCTAAGCAACGCATTTGACATAAGTTTTGAtaaatttacagtaggaaatttactaaatatcttcatggaacatgatcataataatttttggcataaaagaaaaaattgatAATCATGACCCATATAACGTATTGTTggcttttgctacaaatatacccatgacCAAAAATACTGTCATATGTAAAATCTGTTCGGCTGAAATATCAAAAGGCGTCTATGACACCCTATGCACACTAGGATAAGGATAGTATATGACACCCTGAACAGAATACAGAGTTCAGTTGcccaaatgtaattatttaacctttatttttggttttgacgTTTCTACAAAAAATTATTTCCCGTGAACTATGGAGAAATGTCATTATCTGAAATTTAGGggtaaatgtgactttatatGAGCAACAACATTTCCTCAGTTAGCATTACCTACCCATCAGTATTTTGTCCTTAGCAAACTCCAACTCCTTCATGGTCACCATGTCTTTGCCATCCACAGCTGCCTTTAGTGCAGCCTGATTAACTAGATTCTCCAGCTCGGCTCCAGAGAACCCCACCGTTCCTCTGGCAATGACCTCTGCCTCCACTGCTAATGTCCAGAAAATACAATAATCCTTAACAACAATTACTTCACTTCCTGTGAAGTTTTTACCTCACAACATTAAGAAATGAGTCTTTCACAGACCACTTACCACTGtctactttaatttttttaaggtaCCACTTGAGGATTTCAGTGCGGCCTTTCACATCTGGTCTGGGGACAGTGACCTGCATATCAAAACGGCCTGGCCGGATCAGAGCGCTGTGGAACAAGATTCAGATTTTCTGACCAATCAACCAGATTATATTGACAGAAGACTTTCACAAACTCACAATATCACATATATCTTATTATATTTGAGCATATTGTAAAACAAGCAGGCTTTAGTCTTTGGATGTTCGAAAAGAAATACATACTTATCCAAAGCTTCAGGGAAGTTTGTTGCTCCGATTATGATGACACCTTCATTTGGCTTAAACCTGCACATGTTAAAAACCAAAAGTTAGTGAAGGAAACTCAAGCACAGACCACAATGAAGTCAGTCTGAGTAGCATGGCTCACCCATCCATCTCTGCTAGAAGCTGATTGATTGTCTGTCTAGAATAGGGGTGCATGGGGGACTCAATCCTCTTTCCTCCAACACTATCCAGCTCATCAATGAAGATAACACAAGGAGCATTAGCTTTAGCTTCCCCTAGAGAGCAAATGCAGGAGAACTGCTTTAATACATGCATTCATTCACTATTTATGGAATTAAGACTTGTCTCTGAAGCTAGGCACTCACTGAAAAGGTTTCGAATTCGGCTAGCACCAACACCAACAAACATCTCATCGAACTCTGAGCCAGATGCGTAGTAGAATGGCACATCTGCCTCTCCTGCCACAGCACGGGCCAACAGGGTCTTTCCTGTACCTGGAGGCCCAACCAACAAGATTcctatgaaaaaataaattaattagtttaaatatGGACTGCTGTTATGGTGTCTTTTTTAATCCTTTTTGAAGCTCTAGACATGTGGTCACTGTGAACTACTACTAAATGGTAAAGAAGGTAGATGTAGATGTAAGTATTTTTCATAAATCTATTccacagattaaaaaataaaattaaaaatcatcAGGTTTGCTAAAATTTGACAATGAGCAAACAACAGTAGAATTGAAATGTAACTACTAATTTGAATGGTTCTGGCTtggagccttttttttttttttttttttagcaaaagtgTGTTCTTACCTTTAGGCAGCTTTCCTCCCAAAGCAGTGAACTTCTGTGGGTTCCGGAGAAACTCCACCACTTCCTGCAGCTCATTCTTGGCCTCCTCCACACCCTTCACATGCTCAAAGGTGACGTTCTTCATCTGGACAGGGTCCACTGCTGAGTCCAGGCCTGAAGTGGTTCGGAATCGCACTGTCCGAAAAGGTTACATTATAGTTCacactccaaacacacacacacacacacacacacacacacacacaaagctttcGCAAAGCCACCAAAGTGGAATGAAAGGggtgtgacaagtggggcggagcctagagccatgggaacggagcaaggccggtggagtgattggaaatgagcgacacctgcgccactcaccggtctcgagtcccacggaggagatccgGAAGGATAAAAGAGGACTTTcacagtgaaagtgacatgacattcagccaagtatgttgacccatactaagaattcgtgctctgcatttaacccatccaaagtgcacacacacagagcagtgaacacacacccggagcagtgggcagccatttatgctgcggtgcccggggagtagttgggggttcggtgccttgcaagggcacctaagttgtggtattgaaggtggagagagcactgtacatgcactccccccacccacaattcctgccggcccgagactcgaactcacaacccttcgattgcgagtccgactctctaaccattaggccacgacttccctaaaggaaagagagagggccaggcctggattttattttgtgtgttggttttatttgtgcgcggcagtcatccgcgaggggctgtcacgccgttttgtgtttgtttaattattaaagCTTGATTTAAATGCCCGCCTCCTTCTCCCCGTGACTACAAacgtttttacttttttacaagGGGCAAGACCACCAATAGAGCATTAATGGTTTTCAATCCAAGCCAAAACTTTAactaataattaacattttatattaacaCAGGTAGACATGACACAGGGCATAAGCTATACTAAATTTAGGGAGACAAATCATACGTGCTGaagattcaaaataatatttaccTGATAAGAAAGGTGTTTTTGAGAGTCCATATAACCCCACCAGCAAAAGCACCAATAGTATCAGTCGTGTCCTCCTTAATGATTCTATTGGAAATGACAATAtgattatatgattttttttaaatacaattaaaaagtgAGAAAGGAAACAATTAGATCAGATTGAGAAACATTCTGCATTCAATAGACCTCAGTCAGGGCAAAAACAAGGCTGGCTTGTCTGTGAGAGACAGACTTACGGTATTTACAGTACTGTATGAAGGTCACACAAATGGTTTTACGGAGCTTTTGTCTACTGAAAGCCTTAAGAAAACTTGCCTTGGGTTctctgtgttagtgtctgtgctTTTAGGAATCCCTctgcaaaaccagtcttaaaagCATCATGCTGACCATCaggaatgtttttgtttttaaggaGCTTGTCCAATGTTTCAACATCTGGCCCTTTGTCTCGTGTAAGGAAACCCTGATGGACAAAaccataaataacattaaaatggcCAAACAAACcttaaaacataattatttgGATAGTTTATATAAAGTTTTCTGTGGGCTTTTGAACAATACATTTGCACAAAAATGCACATGCACTTAAGAAAACAAATTACTCCCAGGTTTCAGTTCTGAAATTAATTGAAATGCAAATACGGATCTCCT contains:
- the LOC132096724 gene encoding patched domain-containing protein 3 produces the protein MVSCITDCIEKPIRLCFESVGKIVGLHPWWFVTLPLALSAGLGGGFYFLNDLKSNDIVEQFTPKNGRAKVERGFFQETFPQIDSQFSIIRLNTDGVFASLIFSCQTNILSVPALEEIIRIDGEIRRITAARDARHFVFSDICATLNGRCNSNVMLDVLDYNASNIDFGNITFPEYCNSKFNCIHMGNIISKVEVDHNGVVRSAKAMKLFYYLQESNNTLEDAWLQGFVTLLSNVTTSKTEVSYFTSISRQQEFEKSTQSVTELFAIAYFLAISFSIISCLRFDNVRNKAWVASLGVFSTAQAVLSSFGLLLLIKVPFVITVASSPFLILGIGIDDMFIMISSWQRTNIQDTVSKRMADTYREAAVSITITTLTDVIAFYLSYGNPFGSVQSFCLYAGTAVLFCYFYNITFFGACLALNGRREGANRHWLTCMKVPEEVPPGRSKVYTLCCVGGSYDHNTGTEEEHPMTLFFRKYYGPYLTTVWSKALVILIYSTYIAVSVYGCLQLKQGIDLRNLALDKSYIIQYYEAEKTYFDYYGPNVMLAINGTFPYWEESKRHQLESCFVQFQELNFVKNLSTSWLHSFEKYAEEHSINISSEGQFKRHLYEFLDRQPMLKQDVNITNNDIAASRLFLQTVVQNSNEKSILNSLRKTAESCPCPLLVYHPAFIYHDQYTVIGHITLQTISVATIVMLLISLVLIPNPLCALWVAFAIASVILGVTGFMALLNVSLDSISMINLVISIGFSVDFSAHISYTFVSSTKPDVNEGVVEAMTHLGYPILQGALSTIVGVVVLSASSSYIFRTFFTIVFLVITFGLLHGIAFIPVFLTFFGFCHK
- the yme1l1b gene encoding ATP-dependent zinc metalloprotease YME1L1b isoform X1, whose product is MFSLSSSLQPQVTVQLSHLINALHSLKGSVSSNHKHRENASEQELNCTEPSLTLRDLGLTDLRVGQLDELVQKLLPCVTQQESLSQLRTVPNIWRTSHLSSDSFFHNKHGFSRLGGVTPVFSKQNKSPLQTLCTDLKYLPLMVPNRGFKTLKSRTRRLQGGFESSGEPEGFTPSFMKGFLTRDKGPDVETLDKLLKNKNIPDGQHDAFKTGFAEGFLKAQTLTQRTQESLRRTRLILLVLLLVGLYGLSKTPFLSVRFRTTSGLDSAVDPVQMKNVTFEHVKGVEEAKNELQEVVEFLRNPQKFTALGGKLPKGILLVGPPGTGKTLLARAVAGEADVPFYYASGSEFDEMFVGVGASRIRNLFREAKANAPCVIFIDELDSVGGKRIESPMHPYSRQTINQLLAEMDGFKPNEGVIIIGATNFPEALDNALIRPGRFDMQVTVPRPDVKGRTEILKWYLKKIKVDSAVEAEVIARGTVGFSGAELENLVNQAALKAAVDGKDMVTMKELEFAKDKILMGPERRSAEIDKKNKEITAYHESGHAIIAYYTKDAMPINKATIMPRGPTLGHVSMLPENDRWSETRSQLLAQMDVSMGGRVAEELIFGSDNITTGASSDFDSATKIAKMMVTRFGMCEKLGVMTYTDLTKQSPETQAAIEHEIRTLLRDSYERAKALLKSRSKEHKNLAEALLRYETLDAKEIQLVLEGKTIASR
- the yme1l1b gene encoding ATP-dependent zinc metalloprotease YME1L1b isoform X2, whose amino-acid sequence is MFSLSSSLQPQVTVQLSHLINALHSLKGSVSSNHKHRENASEQELNCTEPSLTLRDLGLTDLRVGQLDELVQKLLPCVTQQESLSQLRTVPNIWRTSHLSSDSFFHNKHGFSRLGGVTPVFSKQNKSPLQTLLMVPNRGFKTLKSRTRRLQGGFESSGEPEGFTPSFMKGFLTRDKGPDVETLDKLLKNKNIPDGQHDAFKTGFAEGFLKAQTLTQRTQESLRRTRLILLVLLLVGLYGLSKTPFLSVRFRTTSGLDSAVDPVQMKNVTFEHVKGVEEAKNELQEVVEFLRNPQKFTALGGKLPKGILLVGPPGTGKTLLARAVAGEADVPFYYASGSEFDEMFVGVGASRIRNLFREAKANAPCVIFIDELDSVGGKRIESPMHPYSRQTINQLLAEMDGFKPNEGVIIIGATNFPEALDNALIRPGRFDMQVTVPRPDVKGRTEILKWYLKKIKVDSAVEAEVIARGTVGFSGAELENLVNQAALKAAVDGKDMVTMKELEFAKDKILMGPERRSAEIDKKNKEITAYHESGHAIIAYYTKDAMPINKATIMPRGPTLGHVSMLPENDRWSETRSQLLAQMDVSMGGRVAEELIFGSDNITTGASSDFDSATKIAKMMVTRFGMCEKLGVMTYTDLTKQSPETQAAIEHEIRTLLRDSYERAKALLKSRSKEHKNLAEALLRYETLDAKEIQLVLEGKTIASR